The Streptomyces sp. HUAS CB01 genome has a segment encoding these proteins:
- a CDS encoding DUF6365 family protein, which translates to MKVLNFALSTVAYGDTLIGIGLTNQLRTAGVESHYVISRAAEALIRHHGYPYTVVEPEQGRKVRDVIDSVVREVQPDAFVLADYLNYWGTLIRRFHTDPWFLDDYQLPVLPIDIWEWENTSFRFDVCGREYEREVSRRILDMPAHLRPVPVCHLDAGASGRGFPYRILPPEQRLSEAGRRAVRAELGLAATDRLLMVPVSAWQQPGKDEPGMTEMITRLADGVPGLLASYLRRLPSNTHFLFIGQHVPAPFRALPAEQLHLLPLCPPDRYHALLCASDAVLSLTTNAVTVIRALLMDIPAMLLTNRFHVPDAAAIEAVDGELGGLGPAARTWLGHTVPIEPFRLWPKGLHAFMEPLLKGNGYPDAIARRELLDEEGVVSGLEALLHDPATRDRLAQDRARYVAAVEALPPTYEVFAAAARRAGLPSRAL; encoded by the coding sequence ATGAAAGTACTCAACTTCGCACTGTCCACCGTGGCCTACGGGGACACACTCATCGGCATCGGCCTCACCAATCAGCTCCGCACCGCGGGCGTGGAGAGCCATTACGTGATCTCCCGCGCGGCGGAGGCACTGATCCGGCACCACGGCTATCCCTACACGGTCGTCGAACCGGAGCAGGGGCGGAAAGTCCGGGACGTCATCGACTCGGTGGTGCGCGAGGTCCAGCCCGACGCCTTCGTGCTCGCCGACTACCTCAACTACTGGGGCACCCTGATCCGCCGGTTCCACACCGATCCCTGGTTCCTCGACGACTACCAGCTGCCCGTGCTGCCCATCGACATCTGGGAGTGGGAGAACACCTCCTTCCGCTTCGATGTGTGCGGCCGGGAGTACGAGCGCGAGGTCAGCCGGCGCATCCTCGACATGCCCGCCCATCTGCGGCCGGTCCCGGTGTGCCACCTGGACGCGGGGGCCTCCGGGCGGGGCTTCCCGTACCGGATCCTGCCTCCCGAGCAGCGGTTGTCCGAGGCCGGTCGGCGGGCGGTCCGTGCGGAGCTGGGCCTTGCCGCGACGGACCGGCTGCTGATGGTCCCGGTGTCCGCCTGGCAGCAGCCGGGCAAGGACGAGCCCGGCATGACGGAGATGATCACCCGGCTCGCGGACGGCGTGCCGGGGCTGCTCGCCTCCTATCTGCGCCGGCTGCCCTCGAACACGCACTTCCTGTTCATCGGGCAGCATGTGCCGGCCCCGTTCCGGGCGCTGCCGGCCGAGCAGTTGCACCTGCTGCCGCTGTGCCCGCCGGACCGGTACCACGCGCTGCTGTGCGCGTCGGACGCGGTGCTGTCGCTGACCACCAACGCGGTGACGGTGATCAGGGCGCTCCTCATGGACATCCCGGCCATGCTCCTCACCAACCGCTTCCATGTGCCGGACGCGGCGGCGATCGAGGCAGTGGACGGCGAGCTGGGCGGGCTCGGCCCTGCGGCCCGGACCTGGCTCGGGCACACCGTGCCGATCGAGCCCTTCCGGCTGTGGCCCAAGGGCCTGCACGCGTTCATGGAGCCGCTGCTCAAGGGCAACGGCTATCCGGACGCCATCGCGCGCCGTGAACTCCTCGACGAGGAGGGGGTGGTGAGCGGTCTGGAGGCGCTGCTGCACGACCCGGCGACCCGGGACCGGCTCGCGCAGGACCGGGCCCGCTACGTGGCGGCGGTCGAGGCGCTGCCGCCGACGTACGAGGTGTTCGCCGCCGCCGCCCGACGGGCGGGCCTGCCGTCGAGGGCCCTGTGA